The nucleotide window CGGCAATAGCAAATGCTAGTTGATCCGACTTATTGAAAGCATCAAAGTTTCTAAATTGAGCAGGAATATTTTCAATTGATAAATCATAGCGATCAACAGTTTGTTTTAAAGATTCATATAGGGTCGAATACTCAGAGCCGATGCCTACAACGCTTTGAAAATCTTTGAACATTGCTACACCGTCTATATTAATATCAGCAATCGTATTGTGAAGCGGCACGATGGGATTATCCACGTAGTAACTTGAACCGAGCAATCCGAATTCTTCACCTGTTAACGCCAAAAATAATATTGATCTTTTTGGTTTTATCTCTAATTCTGAAAAAGCTTTCGCAAGTTCGAGCAGCACAGAAACTCCAATTGCATTATCCAAGGCACCATTGTAAATGGAATCTCCGTTCACCGGTTTTCCAATTCCAAGATGATCATAATGTGCTGAAATAATTAAATAAGTTTTTTTTAATTCCGGGTCACTTCCTTCTATCATTCCAATTACATTTGGCGAGATGAAGTCTCTTTCTTTAAATATTCCCCTAAATTTTATTTTTGTTTCTAATGGAAAAGATTCCAATCTATTTTCATTATGTAATTTCATGACATCACTAAAAGAATATTCTGAATTACGAAAAAGAAAATCGGCAGAATTAGGATTAAGTAGAACACTCAAACTACTCGAAACAGAATATGCAAGTGTAACATCCTCAAACTCAAAATCTTTTGAACCTCTTTCCAGTTATTAAAATCGCTTATTGGAATTTGAATTGTTCCGGCTGCACCTCTTGAGATAGCAATTCTGCGTTTTGATTCAGGGTAGCTGTAAATGGTGGGTGTGTTGCCATCAAAATAATCTTCATCATCAGAATAGGGCTCGCCATCAAGAAATACAACTACTTTTCCTTCTACGTTGACTGACTGGTAATCATTATAATCAAATTCCGGAGCGATAATACCATAGCCAACAAAGACTATCGGTAATGAAACCGGGGTAAACGTTTGCTGCCCTGATCGAAAGAGAAAATAATCCTCAGATAATGCGAGATAAGTAGTATCTTCTTCAAGATAAAGACTCAACGCAGAAGAAGACAAAGGAATACTACCATGCATTTGAATATTCTGGAAATAATTATTTTCCTTTACAATTATGTTCAAATGATAATTTGAAAACTGATCCGAAATATATTCGGCTGCTTTATTTCCTCCTATTGTTCCCACCTTTCTTCCTTCGAGAGAGTCGTCAGCAAGAATGCTTAAGTGTTTCTCTATTGAATTCGCAGAGATTGAATCAAAAGCCGAGTAAAATGTTTTTTTATTTTGCGCCGGGAGAGTTACGATAAATAAAATAGTTAGCAGTGTTAATTTTATAGAGTAATTTTTCATTGTTATAAAATTAAATAAATCCTGTTGAAAAAATAAAAAGGACACTACAGGATTGCAGTGCCCTTTCGTCGAAGGAGAGAGCTGAGAGAGAGAAAATCTTACTTTAATAGAGTCATTTTCTTTGAAATAATTATTCCATCAGCTTCAATTTTGTAAATGTAAAGACCACTTGCAATTTGTGAAGCGTCAAAATTTATATCATAACTGCCTGCATTCTTAAATTCATTTAAGAGTACTGCAACTTCCTGCCCTAAAATATTTGTTACTGAAAGTTTCACATTTCCAGAATTTGGAATTGCAAATCTAATTGTAGTTGAAGGATTAAAAGGATTAGGAAAATTTTGTTCAAGTCTAAAGTCACTTACCAATCCTGATCCTGATTCCTCAACTGCAGTTACATAACTACCGGGATTAAAGTTCGACCATTCAAAAGTCCAATCGGTGGGACCAAATGCACCGACAAAGGTTGCGGTTACATCAAAGAATCCATCGTTAGGAGGGGTGGCGGCACCACTCAACAACGGTGATCCAACTTCAGGAAGGAAATTGGGATTTGTAAGGTTAAAAGGATCATTTAATTGCAGATCAGAATTATTCGCATAAGTTCTTCCGTCTGCATTGCTAAACCAGGAGTGAATATCAAATGATTGATTTGCTGCGCTGACTGTATCAAGATCAACAGTGTTCCAACCACTTATAACTGAATTATCAAGCCACATATCATTGTTAATTGCAGCCTCGATTGTATATTGTCCATCTAACCTAACCCCGGTTGGCCACCCGGCGATAAGGGTATTTGATATTTTATTTTGTGATGAGCGTCTTAAGTGCATTCCTCTTTGATAATTGGCATTAGCAACAGAAGAAGTCTCTTCTAATGGACCAAAAATAGAAACATTCCACCAGGTGGGGGAAGTTCGTGGTTCATTTAGTGAACCGCTTCCGTCATTATCTGATTCGAATCCATTTGAACCGGATTGATCAGCAATATCAGGATCACGTAAACTAACTAAGAATTGAAGTTTTCCTCGATAACCAAAGTCAGTATCAAAATCATCATCCCATCCTCTGTAAGCAATCCAATATTTGCAATTAACTGTACCGCCAAAAATTCATAAGAATCATCACCACTGTAAGAAACCTGTATGTGATCAATCAGTGTTCCATTTCCAACGCCGCCAAAAGTTAGACCGTTAATTTCATTGTTCAATGTAAACGCTATTCCCGGATATTCGATTCTAACATAGTGCATTTCGCCGCTGTTATCAGCATCATTAGTTCCACCGTAAGTATCACCGGGACCTTCAATCAAAGCAGTTCCGCCAGGTACATTTATTTTAGCGTTGCCAAGAAGAATTATTCCCCCCCAATCTCCGTAGTTGGGTGTTGTGGAAGAACCAAGTTTAGCGAACTCACTTGTAAAAATGATTGGTTTACTTTCTGTACCCATCGCCATAATTTTTGCACCTGGTTTTACAATAAGCGAACCTTGAGTTGAATTCTCACCGTAGATTAGAGTTCCTGCTTCAATGGTGAGTACCGCAGGTGCCTGAACTCTTACAAATCCTCTCAGTAAGTAAGAGTTATTTGCTGTAAGTGTTGTGTTTGAAGTTATGTCGCCTTCAAGAATAACATCTTGAGCTTGAACAAAATTTGAAAGAAAGAGAACAGAAACAAACGTACAATAGGAGTTTTTTCATTTTTTTTCCTTTTTGTGAA belongs to Ignavibacteriales bacterium and includes:
- a CDS encoding T9SS type A sorting domain-containing protein, with the translated sequence MHLRRSSQNKISNTLIAGWPTGVRLDGQYTIEAAINNDMWLDNSVISGWNTVDLDTVSAANQSFDIHSWFSNADGRTYANNSDLQLNDPFNLTNPNFLPEVGSPLLSGAATPPNDGFFDVTATFVGAFGPTDWTFEWSNFNPGSYVTAVEESGSGLVSDFRLEQNFPNPFNPSTTIRFAIPNSGNVKLSVTNILGQEVAVLLNEFKNAGSYDINFDASQIASGLYIYKIEADGIIISKKMTLLK
- a CDS encoding M28 family peptidase, translated to MKLHNENRLESFPLETKIKFRGIFKERDFISPNVIGMIEGSDPELKKTYLIISAHYDHLGIGKPVNGDSIYNGALDNAIGVSVLLELAKAFSELEIKPKRSILFLALTGEEFGLLGSSYYVDNPIVPLHNTIADINIDGVAMFKDFQSVVGIGSEYSTLYESLKQTVDRYDLSIENIPAQFRNFDAFNKSDQLAFAIAGIPSILILEGVKNKTKSEEEVLKAFINYYLEKYHTPFDEIKQDIDFEAASKHAKILFDFCFHLSNDLKVPEWKSGSPYINARLRSISEEK